A window from Musa acuminata AAA Group cultivar baxijiao chromosome BXJ3-10, Cavendish_Baxijiao_AAA, whole genome shotgun sequence encodes these proteins:
- the LOC108951558 gene encoding uncharacterized protein LOC108951558 isoform X1 — MQNIGLKNRAMTSSKTTFEGLRERERVWTGAQLVFFFHDITAIFSSTLLLLQLFVDFSLPATPKSYRNEQLAHPRRPSRRSLRAQDVADLLRLLLLRRRHPIPAHRARPVHPQPLVDATAVEPMPARHLPHHRRRRLLLRSRLPADVARQPVQTHGALLVRVLLARLHNPHGTPAAASPGGCNSDSSAGSPWKMTIPRVSGLSMTTRSSSGVSPSAGPVRTTPKTMGKRAVPRRSSPSSAPPALRRSPSSRPSSHSAAAAAAAAIDRDRRVDGVGDRNTLLLPKREHNGVLI; from the coding sequence ATGCAGAATATTGGTTTGAAGAACAGAGCAATGACGAGTTCTAAAACAACATTTGAAGGATTGAGAGAGAGGGAAAGAGTTTGGACCGGAGCTCAATTAGTCTTTTTCTTCCATGACATTACTGCTATTTTCTCCTCCACCTTGTTGTTGCTGCAGCTGTTCGTCGACTTCTCGCTCCCTGCTACTCCCAAAAGCTATCGTAACGAACAGCTCGCTCACCCTCGCCGCCCGTCTCGCCGCTCCCTCCGCGCCCAAGACGTCGCCGACCTACTtcggctcctcctcctccgccgccggcaTCCGATACCTGCACACCGGGCACGACCCGTTCATCCCCAACCACTTGTCGATGCAACCGCCGTGGAACCGATGCCTGCACGGCATCTCCCTCACCACCGCcgacgccgcctcctcctccgaaGCCGTCTCCCCGCCGACGTTGCTCGTCAGCCCGTCCAGACACACGGGGCACTCCTCGTCCGCGTGCTCCTCGCCAGGCTCCACAATCCTCATGGCACGCCAGCCGCCGCCAGCCCGGGTGGGTGCAACTCGGACAGCAGCGCCGGCTCGCCCTGGAAGATGACCATCCCCCGGGTGAGCGGGTTGAGCATGACGACTCGCTCCAGCTCCGGCGTCTCCCCCTCCGCGGGGCCCGTCCGCACCACGCCGAAGACGATGGGGAAGAGGGCGGTCCCCCGCCGCTCGTCGCCGTCTTCCGCGCCACCGGCGCTCCGCAGGAGCCCCTCGAGTCGCCCGAGCTCgcactccgccgccgccgccgccgccgcggccatAGATCGAGATCGCCGAGTCGACGGAGTAGGAGATCGGAACACGCTACTGTTACCGAAACGAGAACATAACGGAGTTTTGATATAG
- the LOC135584162 gene encoding polypyrimidine tract-binding protein homolog 1-like isoform X1, whose amino-acid sequence MSSSSGQPQFRYTQTPSKVLHLRNLPWECTEEELIELGKPFGKIVNTKCNVGANRNQAFVEFADLNQAISMISYYASSSEPAQVRGKTVYIQYSNRQEIVNNKVSGEVAGNVLLVTIEGVEAGDVSIDVIHLVFSAFGFVHKIATFEKAAGFQALIQYTDAPTASEARNALDGRSIPRYLLPEHVTSCYLRISFSAHTDLNIKFQSHRSRDYTNPYLPVNPSAIEGNLQPALGPDGKIKEPESNVLLAAIENMQYAVTVDVLYTVFSAFGSVQKIAIFEKNGGTQALIQYPDVTTAAVAKEALEGHCIYDGGYCKLHLSYSRHTDLNVKAYSDKSRDYTISSTGILSNPQASSVPSASTVWQTNPQVAGTSVGSIGMQAPVPVGQTAAWDPSKTTFASPAGTFPGQPFVPSAGAPFPTSGGPPSAPAGYFQASQQRPQYGVQPRPASGASPFGQPPGYF is encoded by the exons ATGTCTTCTTCCTCGGGGCAGCCGCAGTTCCGGTACACGCAGACGCCGTCGAAGGTGCTCCACCTCCGGAACCTACCGTGGGAGTGCACGGAGGAGGAGCTAATCGAGCTCGGCAAGCCGTTTGGTAAAATCGTCAACACCAAATGCAACGTCGGGGCCAATCGCAACCAGGCTTTTGTTGAGTTC GCGGACCTTAATCAGGCCATCTCAATGATTTCATATTATGCCTCCTCATCTGAACCTGCACAAGTTCGTGGTAAGACTGTTTATATCCAATATTCAAACAGGCAAGAAATTGTGAACAATAAGGTCTCTGGAGAGGTTGCTGGGAATGTTCTGCTTGTTACAATTGAGGGTGTCGAAGCTGGTGATGTTAGCATAGATGTTATTCACTTG GTCTTCTCTGCCTTTGGGTTTGTTCACAAGATTGCTACTTTTGAAAAGGCTGCTGGCTTTCAG GCTTTGATCCAATACACAGATGCACCAACTGCTTCAGAAGCTAGAAATGCGTTGGATGGAAGAAGTATCCCCAG GTACTTGCTTCCTGAGCATGTTACATCTTGCTACCTACGaatttctttttctgcacatacaGATTTAAATATCAAGTTCCAGTCTCATCGCAGCAG AGATTACACTAATCCTTACCTACCTGTAAATCCATCTGCAATTGAGGGGAATTTGCAG CCTGCGCTTGGTCCTGATGGGAAAATAAAGGAACCTGAGAGTAACGTGCTTCTTGCAGCAATAGAAAACATGCAGTATGCTGTCACAGTTGATGTTCTTTACACA GTATTCTCAGCATTTGGTAGTGTCCAGAAGATTGCAATATTTGAGAAGAATGGTGGAACTCAGGCTTTGATCCAGTATCCAG ATGTGACTACTGCAGCTGTTGCTAAAGAGGCTCTGGAGGGACACTGCATTTATGATGGTGGCTATTGTAAGCTTCATCTGTCATACTCTCGTCATACTGATCTCAATGTAAAG GCTTATAGCGACAAGAGCAGGGATTACACCATTTCTAGCACTGGGATACTTTCCAATCCACAAGCTTCCTCTGTGCCAAGTGCTTCCACTGTTTGGCAAACTAATCCTCAAGTAGCTGGAACTTCTGTCGGCAGCATTGGCATGCAAGCACCAGTTCCAGTCGGACAGACAGCAGCTTGGGATCCAAGTAAAACAACCTTTGCGTCACCGGCTGGAACATTCCCAGGCCAGCCATTTGTTCCATCTGCAGGTGCCCCGTTCCCGACTTCCGGCGGTCCTCCTAGTGCACCAGCTGGTTATTTTCAAGCTTCGCAGCAGAGGCCTCAGTATGGTGTTCAGCCAAGACCTGCTAGTGGCGCATCGCCCTTTGGACAACCTCCTGGGTATTTCTAG
- the LOC135650556 gene encoding probable calcium-binding protein CML46, giving the protein MEKLVSLAEPVGFLFLQTLLSYVIMTLLKSSPTSLSFLRSCVEFCTCLSMAHDETPAKNTRSRPRGDAQLGREDVEMVMDVMGLRCSRDGEPLREVSHDELSSLFEEKEPSLEEVKETFRVFDQNGDGFIDALELQRVLTGLGFVEVLEMDACGRMIELYDENHDGKIDFVEFVRLMEISFC; this is encoded by the coding sequence ATGGAGAAGCTGGTCTCTCTGGCAGAACCAGTCGGCTTCCTCTTCCTTCAAACACTACTCAGCTATGTCATCATGACACTCCTCAAGTCCTCCCCGACATCCCTGTCCTTCCTCCGCTCCTGCGTCGAGTTCTGCACATGCTTGTCGATGGCCCACGACGAAACACCGGCCAAGAATACAAGAAGCCGGCCGAGAGGCGATGCCCAGCTCGGTAGGGAAGACGTGGAGATGGTCATGGACGTCATGGGCCTGCGCTGTAGCCGCGACGGTGAGCCACTCAGGGAGGTCAGCCACGATGAGCTGTCGAGCTTGTTTGAGGAGAAGGAGCCGAGTCTGGAGGAAGTGAAAGAGACGTTCCGTGTCTTCGACCAGAACGGTGATGGATTCATCGATGCACTCGAGCTGCAGAGAGTGCTCACTGGGCTCGGCTTCGTGGAAGTGTTGGAAATGGATGCCTGCGGAAGGATGATCGAACTGTACGATGAAAACCACGATGGGAAGATCGACTTTGTTGAGTTCGTGAGGTTGATGGAGATCAGTTTTTGCTAA
- the LOC135584162 gene encoding polypyrimidine tract-binding protein homolog 1-like isoform X2 — MSSSSGQPQFRYTQTPSKVLHLRNLPWECTEEELIELGKPFGKIVNTKCNVGANRNQAFVEFADLNQAISMISYYASSSEPAQVRGKTVYIQYSNRQEIVNNKVSGEVAGNVLLVTIEGVEAGDVSIDVIHLVFSAFGFVHKIATFEKAAGFQALIQYTDAPTASEARNALDGRSIPRDYTNPYLPVNPSAIEGNLQPALGPDGKIKEPESNVLLAAIENMQYAVTVDVLYTVFSAFGSVQKIAIFEKNGGTQALIQYPDVTTAAVAKEALEGHCIYDGGYCKLHLSYSRHTDLNVKAYSDKSRDYTISSTGILSNPQASSVPSASTVWQTNPQVAGTSVGSIGMQAPVPVGQTAAWDPSKTTFASPAGTFPGQPFVPSAGAPFPTSGGPPSAPAGYFQASQQRPQYGVQPRPASGASPFGQPPGYF, encoded by the exons ATGTCTTCTTCCTCGGGGCAGCCGCAGTTCCGGTACACGCAGACGCCGTCGAAGGTGCTCCACCTCCGGAACCTACCGTGGGAGTGCACGGAGGAGGAGCTAATCGAGCTCGGCAAGCCGTTTGGTAAAATCGTCAACACCAAATGCAACGTCGGGGCCAATCGCAACCAGGCTTTTGTTGAGTTC GCGGACCTTAATCAGGCCATCTCAATGATTTCATATTATGCCTCCTCATCTGAACCTGCACAAGTTCGTGGTAAGACTGTTTATATCCAATATTCAAACAGGCAAGAAATTGTGAACAATAAGGTCTCTGGAGAGGTTGCTGGGAATGTTCTGCTTGTTACAATTGAGGGTGTCGAAGCTGGTGATGTTAGCATAGATGTTATTCACTTG GTCTTCTCTGCCTTTGGGTTTGTTCACAAGATTGCTACTTTTGAAAAGGCTGCTGGCTTTCAG GCTTTGATCCAATACACAGATGCACCAACTGCTTCAGAAGCTAGAAATGCGTTGGATGGAAGAAGTATCCCCAG AGATTACACTAATCCTTACCTACCTGTAAATCCATCTGCAATTGAGGGGAATTTGCAG CCTGCGCTTGGTCCTGATGGGAAAATAAAGGAACCTGAGAGTAACGTGCTTCTTGCAGCAATAGAAAACATGCAGTATGCTGTCACAGTTGATGTTCTTTACACA GTATTCTCAGCATTTGGTAGTGTCCAGAAGATTGCAATATTTGAGAAGAATGGTGGAACTCAGGCTTTGATCCAGTATCCAG ATGTGACTACTGCAGCTGTTGCTAAAGAGGCTCTGGAGGGACACTGCATTTATGATGGTGGCTATTGTAAGCTTCATCTGTCATACTCTCGTCATACTGATCTCAATGTAAAG GCTTATAGCGACAAGAGCAGGGATTACACCATTTCTAGCACTGGGATACTTTCCAATCCACAAGCTTCCTCTGTGCCAAGTGCTTCCACTGTTTGGCAAACTAATCCTCAAGTAGCTGGAACTTCTGTCGGCAGCATTGGCATGCAAGCACCAGTTCCAGTCGGACAGACAGCAGCTTGGGATCCAAGTAAAACAACCTTTGCGTCACCGGCTGGAACATTCCCAGGCCAGCCATTTGTTCCATCTGCAGGTGCCCCGTTCCCGACTTCCGGCGGTCCTCCTAGTGCACCAGCTGGTTATTTTCAAGCTTCGCAGCAGAGGCCTCAGTATGGTGTTCAGCCAAGACCTGCTAGTGGCGCATCGCCCTTTGGACAACCTCCTGGGTATTTCTAG
- the LOC135651187 gene encoding cyclic dof factor 1-like, translating to MSENGDAAIKLFGKTIPLRPSSSGGHDEKDHQEGEGALKSRNQDHESSDSQEKNEPATSTSDLHTPASADPEDVSTKNSIHKEEEEDAEESQRSVKKPDKTLPCPRCKSLDTKFCYYNNYSVNQPRYLCRNCQRYWTAGGTMRNVPVGAGRRKNKNSCHIRRIALSESAIRALQSDARYPQSTVLNFDSMASALVLPENTVSCNRNGIHGEMAPPPSTMNNGDEKSSRPSDTLNAKGSQNYQRTIAPIPCFSGSPWRYPWNSALPFCASSLPVPFYPAAAYWSGPWLSPAASSSPDGCLPRSGSSTPTLGKHSRDDTCILIPKTPRIDDPEEAAKSSLWTMVGISNGELLKAFQPKREIKNQVPTLLHVNPAALCRSLNFQEAS from the exons ATGTCGGAGAACGGAGATGCTGCGATCAAGCTCTTTGGCAAGACGATCCCTCTGAGGCCAAGCAGCAGCGGCGGCCATGATGAGAAG GATCATCAAGAGGGCGAAGGAGCTCTgaaatcaaggaatcaagatcatgaatcatCAGACTCACAAGAGAAGAACGAGCCTGCCACATCCACGAGCGATCTCCATACTCCAGCTTCGGCCGATCCAGAGGACGTCTCGACGAAGAACTCAATTcataaagaagaggaagaagacgccgAAGAATCTCAGAGAAGCGTGAAGAAGCCCGACAAGACACTCCCTTGCCCTCGGTGCAAAAGCCTcgacaccaagttctgctactacaacaactacagcgTCAATCAGCCACGATACCTCTGCAGGAACTGCCAACGGTACTGGACCGCCGGCGGCACCATGAGGAACGTCCCCGTCGGAGCTGGTCGACGCAAAAACAAGAACTCATGCCATATTCGTCGCATCGCTTTATCGGAGTCTGCCATCCGAGCTCTTCAATCTGATGCCCGTTACCCACAGAGCACCGTACTCAACTTTGATTCGATGGCCTCTGCACTGGTCTTACCAGAAAACACGGTGAGCTGCAACAGAAATGGAATCCACGGGGAGATGGCACCACCACCTTCTACCATGAACAATGGTGATGAGAAGTCGAGTAGGCCTTCAGATACTCTAAATGCAAAGGGTAGTCAGAATTATCAGAGGACAATTGCTCCAATTCCATGTTTCAGTGGGTCTCCCTGGCGATATCCTTGGAACTCAGCACTTCCTTTTTGTGCTTCCAGCCTTCCAGTTCCCTTCTACCCTGCTGCAGCTTACTGGAGTGGTCCATGGCTATCTCCTGCAGCTTCCTCTTCTCCAGATGGTTGTCTCCCAAGATCAGGATCCAGTACTCCCACCCTGGGCAAGCACTCGAGGGATGACACATgcattttgattccaaaaacaccCAGGATTGATGACCCTGAAGAAGCTGCAAAGAGCTCTTTATGGACAATGGTTGGCATCAGTAATGGAGAACTACTGAAGGCCTTCCAGCCGAAGAGAGAGATCAAGAATCAGGTACCAACACTGCTGCATGTCAACCCGGCGGCACTTTGTCGATCTCTGAACTTCCAGGAGGCCTCATAG
- the LOC108951558 gene encoding uncharacterized protein LOC108951558 isoform X2: METEEERGGLLQSYSASNISFPAPLCSSLPCCSSTSRSLLLPKAIVTNSSLTLAARLAAPSAPKTSPTYFGSSSSAAGIRYLHTGHDPFIPNHLSMQPPWNRCLHGISLTTADAASSSEAVSPPTLLVSPSRHTGHSSSACSSPGSTILMARQPPPARVGATRTAAPARPGR; this comes from the exons ATGGAGACAGAAGAAGAAAGGGGAGGCCTCCTTCAATCCTACTCAGCATCCAATATCTCCTTCCCTGCTCCTCTCTGTAGCTCACTTCCCTG CTGTTCGTCGACTTCTCGCTCCCTGCTACTCCCAAAAGCTATCGTAACGAACAGCTCGCTCACCCTCGCCGCCCGTCTCGCCGCTCCCTCCGCGCCCAAGACGTCGCCGACCTACTtcggctcctcctcctccgccgccggcaTCCGATACCTGCACACCGGGCACGACCCGTTCATCCCCAACCACTTGTCGATGCAACCGCCGTGGAACCGATGCCTGCACGGCATCTCCCTCACCACCGCcgacgccgcctcctcctccgaaGCCGTCTCCCCGCCGACGTTGCTCGTCAGCCCGTCCAGACACACGGGGCACTCCTCGTCCGCGTGCTCCTCGCCAGGCTCCACAATCCTCATGGCACGCCAGCCGCCGCCAGCCCGGGTGGGTGCAACTCGGACAGCAGCGCCGGCTCGCCCTGGAAGATGA
- the LOC135584162 gene encoding polypyrimidine tract-binding protein homolog 1-like isoform X3 gives MISYYASSSEPAQVRGKTVYIQYSNRQEIVNNKVSGEVAGNVLLVTIEGVEAGDVSIDVIHLVFSAFGFVHKIATFEKAAGFQALIQYTDAPTASEARNALDGRSIPRYLLPEHVTSCYLRISFSAHTDLNIKFQSHRSRDYTNPYLPVNPSAIEGNLQPALGPDGKIKEPESNVLLAAIENMQYAVTVDVLYTVFSAFGSVQKIAIFEKNGGTQALIQYPDVTTAAVAKEALEGHCIYDGGYCKLHLSYSRHTDLNVKAYSDKSRDYTISSTGILSNPQASSVPSASTVWQTNPQVAGTSVGSIGMQAPVPVGQTAAWDPSKTTFASPAGTFPGQPFVPSAGAPFPTSGGPPSAPAGYFQASQQRPQYGVQPRPASGASPFGQPPGYF, from the exons ATGATTTCATATTATGCCTCCTCATCTGAACCTGCACAAGTTCGTGGTAAGACTGTTTATATCCAATATTCAAACAGGCAAGAAATTGTGAACAATAAGGTCTCTGGAGAGGTTGCTGGGAATGTTCTGCTTGTTACAATTGAGGGTGTCGAAGCTGGTGATGTTAGCATAGATGTTATTCACTTG GTCTTCTCTGCCTTTGGGTTTGTTCACAAGATTGCTACTTTTGAAAAGGCTGCTGGCTTTCAG GCTTTGATCCAATACACAGATGCACCAACTGCTTCAGAAGCTAGAAATGCGTTGGATGGAAGAAGTATCCCCAG GTACTTGCTTCCTGAGCATGTTACATCTTGCTACCTACGaatttctttttctgcacatacaGATTTAAATATCAAGTTCCAGTCTCATCGCAGCAG AGATTACACTAATCCTTACCTACCTGTAAATCCATCTGCAATTGAGGGGAATTTGCAG CCTGCGCTTGGTCCTGATGGGAAAATAAAGGAACCTGAGAGTAACGTGCTTCTTGCAGCAATAGAAAACATGCAGTATGCTGTCACAGTTGATGTTCTTTACACA GTATTCTCAGCATTTGGTAGTGTCCAGAAGATTGCAATATTTGAGAAGAATGGTGGAACTCAGGCTTTGATCCAGTATCCAG ATGTGACTACTGCAGCTGTTGCTAAAGAGGCTCTGGAGGGACACTGCATTTATGATGGTGGCTATTGTAAGCTTCATCTGTCATACTCTCGTCATACTGATCTCAATGTAAAG GCTTATAGCGACAAGAGCAGGGATTACACCATTTCTAGCACTGGGATACTTTCCAATCCACAAGCTTCCTCTGTGCCAAGTGCTTCCACTGTTTGGCAAACTAATCCTCAAGTAGCTGGAACTTCTGTCGGCAGCATTGGCATGCAAGCACCAGTTCCAGTCGGACAGACAGCAGCTTGGGATCCAAGTAAAACAACCTTTGCGTCACCGGCTGGAACATTCCCAGGCCAGCCATTTGTTCCATCTGCAGGTGCCCCGTTCCCGACTTCCGGCGGTCCTCCTAGTGCACCAGCTGGTTATTTTCAAGCTTCGCAGCAGAGGCCTCAGTATGGTGTTCAGCCAAGACCTGCTAGTGGCGCATCGCCCTTTGGACAACCTCCTGGGTATTTCTAG
- the LOC135584162 gene encoding polypyrimidine tract-binding protein homolog 1-like isoform X4, giving the protein MSSSSGQPQFRYTQTPSKVLHLRNLPWECTEEELIELGKPFGKIVNTKCNVGANRNQAFVEFADLNQAISMISYYASSSEPAQVRGKTVYIQYSNRQEIVNNKVSGEVAGNVLLVTIEGVEAGDVSIDVIHLVFSAFGFVHKIATFEKAAGFQALIQYTDAPTASEARNALDGRSIPRYLLPEHVTSCYLRISFSAHTDLNIKFQSHRSRDYTNPYLPVNPSAIEGNLQPALGPDGKIKEPESNVLLAAIENMQYAVTVDVLYTVFSAFGSVQKIAIFEKNGGTQALIQYPDVTTAAVAKEALEGHCIYDGGYCL; this is encoded by the exons ATGTCTTCTTCCTCGGGGCAGCCGCAGTTCCGGTACACGCAGACGCCGTCGAAGGTGCTCCACCTCCGGAACCTACCGTGGGAGTGCACGGAGGAGGAGCTAATCGAGCTCGGCAAGCCGTTTGGTAAAATCGTCAACACCAAATGCAACGTCGGGGCCAATCGCAACCAGGCTTTTGTTGAGTTC GCGGACCTTAATCAGGCCATCTCAATGATTTCATATTATGCCTCCTCATCTGAACCTGCACAAGTTCGTGGTAAGACTGTTTATATCCAATATTCAAACAGGCAAGAAATTGTGAACAATAAGGTCTCTGGAGAGGTTGCTGGGAATGTTCTGCTTGTTACAATTGAGGGTGTCGAAGCTGGTGATGTTAGCATAGATGTTATTCACTTG GTCTTCTCTGCCTTTGGGTTTGTTCACAAGATTGCTACTTTTGAAAAGGCTGCTGGCTTTCAG GCTTTGATCCAATACACAGATGCACCAACTGCTTCAGAAGCTAGAAATGCGTTGGATGGAAGAAGTATCCCCAG GTACTTGCTTCCTGAGCATGTTACATCTTGCTACCTACGaatttctttttctgcacatacaGATTTAAATATCAAGTTCCAGTCTCATCGCAGCAG AGATTACACTAATCCTTACCTACCTGTAAATCCATCTGCAATTGAGGGGAATTTGCAG CCTGCGCTTGGTCCTGATGGGAAAATAAAGGAACCTGAGAGTAACGTGCTTCTTGCAGCAATAGAAAACATGCAGTATGCTGTCACAGTTGATGTTCTTTACACA GTATTCTCAGCATTTGGTAGTGTCCAGAAGATTGCAATATTTGAGAAGAATGGTGGAACTCAGGCTTTGATCCAGTATCCAG ATGTGACTACTGCAGCTGTTGCTAAAGAGGCTCTGGAGGGACACTGCATTTATGATGGTGGCTATT GCTTATAG